The Thermocrinis ruber genomic sequence TCGTCTTTGAATACCCCGGGCTTAAAATAGCCATAGACCAATTCTCCATGCCCTATGTAAATAACGCAGAGCTGGACTATGTTATGGACTTTATGGGTGGTGGATTCACCATCAGGAACCCCAACGTGACCGGCTCCTGCGGTTGCGGAAATAGCTTCTCCTGCGGATAAAACTATCTCTCCCCCCTTTGGGGGGCTTCCTGAATTATAACTTCAATCTTTTCCGGTTCCACCTTATCCACCAATACCAAGAATTTATAAGGGTTCCTCACATCCACCTTTAACAAGTACCTTCCGGTTTTTAAACCTCTAACATCCACAAAGGGCTGTAGGTTTTCCAAGGCACTCTCTGAAACAAGCCTTTCCACAAAGCTAACTTTCATCCTGACCTTTTTTCTTGATAGCTTGTAGACATAGTTGTCTTGGACGTTTTTAAGCTCTATTTCTCTTTCCACAGATAGGCTTGCCCTCGTTCCAAAATTTACCGCAGACCACAGTAAAAAGCCCACAATAAGGGATACTACCTTGTATTGAATATCTTCAAAGAGTAGTTTCCTCAGCATGTTAGCCTTTCTAAGTCTTGGAAGAAGTTAGGGTATGAAACCGCCACGCACTCTGGCTCGTCTATTTGGGTTTCTCCCTCCGCGGTAAGCCCAGCGATGGTGAAGCTCATGGCTATTCTGTGGTCTCCGTAGGTTTTTATGAGGGCACCTCGTAAGGGAGTTCCTCCCTCAATAGAAAAGCCGTCTTCGTACTCCTCTACCTTAGCACCCATCCTTCTTAAGTTCTCCACGATTGCCTTTATACGGTCGCTCTCTTTTACCCTAAGCTCTCCCGCTCCCCTGACGGTAGAAACACCCTGTGCATGGGCCATAACTATCGCAAGTATTGGGATTTCGTCAATAAGGCTCGGCACTTCCTCAGGATGAACATCCACTGCCTTTAGTCCTCCCGAGTACTTGACATACACATCTGCAACGGGCTCGCCGGATATTTCCCTCAGGTTTTCGTATTGCACATGGGCACCCATCTCTCTTAGCTTTCTAAAAAAGCCATCTCTTGTAGGATTTACAAGGACATCTTTAAGGAGAATCTCGCTACCTTCCAAGAGGACTGCACCCGCAGTGAAAAAGGCAGCGGAAGATGGGTCTGCAGGGCAAAGGATCTCCGTAGCCTTCAAGGTCTGCCCTCCCTCCAGCTTTACAACCCTGCCATCCTTTCCA encodes the following:
- the aroA gene encoding 3-phosphoshikimate 1-carboxyvinyltransferase, which translates into the protein MKSVRKVRCLKGELRVPSDKSISHRAVILPALAEGESYVQEWLWSKDTLATLNIIRALGVKVRYKNGTLRIKGSNFELSEPQRVLDAKNSGTTARLMLGVLATQRFFAVLTGDQSLRRRPMLRVVEPLRRMRAHLDGREGGDKLPIAIRGGALKGISLFNKKASAQVKSCVLLAGLRAEGITEVYEPYLSRDHTERLLSAMGVKLISYDGKDGRVVKLEGGQTLKATEILCPADPSSAAFFTAGAVLLEGSEILLKDVLVNPTRDGFFRKLREMGAHVQYENLREISGEPVADVYVKYSGGLKAVDVHPEEVPSLIDEIPILAIVMAHAQGVSTVRGAGELRVKESDRIKAIVENLRRMGAKVEEYEDGFSIEGGTPLRGALIKTYGDHRIAMSFTIAGLTAEGETQIDEPECVAVSYPNFFQDLERLTC